One Curtobacterium herbarum genomic window carries:
- a CDS encoding CobW family GTP-binding protein — protein sequence MTARSTVPVVAITGPLGVGKTSLVNALLRTPGARIGVVVNDFGAVNIDAGLVVGQIDEAASISGGCICCLDDTRGLDDALERLTDARLALDVVLVEASGAADPAVLSRLIRFSSAPRARWGGLVEVVDAAWFGRTTEAQRLGDARYRTASLVVANKTDRTPDADRVLRALGDVAPRAVVVQAVRGAIDPTVLFDVAERAASDELDFSGLTEPEHVHHHAEAVTRELHAPVSADTLVDLLDIPVPGVARIKGIVDVRIGNASRPYVVHVVTGTVHVEPLGTGTAARALVAIGYGFDAEVVRARFESVAVDGPSSPAGVRRLRRLLRLSR from the coding sequence ATGACCGCACGCTCGACCGTGCCCGTCGTCGCGATCACCGGACCGCTCGGCGTCGGCAAGACGAGCCTGGTCAACGCGCTGCTCCGCACGCCGGGCGCCCGCATCGGCGTCGTGGTGAACGACTTCGGGGCCGTGAACATCGACGCCGGACTGGTGGTCGGGCAGATCGACGAGGCGGCGTCGATCTCCGGCGGGTGCATCTGCTGCCTCGACGACACGAGAGGACTCGACGACGCCCTCGAACGCCTGACCGACGCACGACTCGCCCTCGACGTCGTCCTGGTCGAAGCGAGCGGTGCAGCCGATCCCGCGGTGCTCTCGCGCCTCATCCGCTTCAGCTCGGCGCCCCGCGCCAGGTGGGGCGGACTCGTGGAGGTCGTCGACGCCGCCTGGTTCGGACGGACGACCGAGGCCCAGCGCCTCGGCGACGCCCGCTACCGGACGGCATCGCTCGTCGTGGCGAACAAGACCGACCGGACACCGGACGCCGACCGCGTCCTCCGCGCGCTCGGGGACGTCGCCCCGCGGGCCGTCGTCGTCCAGGCCGTGCGGGGCGCGATCGACCCCACCGTGCTGTTCGACGTCGCGGAGCGGGCAGCATCGGACGAGCTCGACTTCTCGGGTCTGACGGAGCCGGAGCACGTGCACCACCACGCCGAGGCCGTCACCCGAGAACTCCACGCCCCGGTGTCCGCGGACACGCTCGTCGACCTGCTCGACATCCCCGTTCCGGGCGTCGCGCGGATCAAGGGCATCGTCGACGTCCGGATCGGCAACGCCAGCCGGCCGTACGTGGTGCACGTCGTCACCGGCACGGTCCACGTCGAACCGCTCGGGACCGGGACCGCGGCTCGGGCACTCGTCGCCATCGGGTACGGGTTCGACGCCGAGGTCGTCCGGGCGCGGTTCGAGTCGGTCGCGGTGGACGGACCCTCGTCGCCAGCGGGCGTGCGGCGGCTCCGGAGGTTGCTGCGGCTCAGCCGGTGA
- a CDS encoding ATP-binding protein, producing MSDAVFPFSAVLGQDELKRCLALCAVDPGIAGVLAIGDRGTAKTTTVRGLGALLRTAGVLMPIAELPLGASEDRVLGSLDVDRALRGEVAFAPGVLGQAHGGFLYIDEVNLLDDLLVDVLLDVAASGVNRVERDGISHVHPARFVLVGSGNPEEGELRPQLEDRFGLATAVTTITDVDVRLEIVRRRLRFDRDPDAFVAAARESELRLGERIVRARDLLDEVAVSERILRQIVDVCVESGAIGHRADLVMTRTALAGAAFAGRAEVTGADVAMAAVPALRHRTPRQPAERAAAPAARVRLATARVLGLRAA from the coding sequence ATGTCGGATGCGGTCTTCCCGTTCAGCGCGGTCCTCGGTCAGGACGAGCTGAAGCGCTGCCTCGCGCTCTGCGCGGTCGATCCGGGCATCGCCGGTGTCCTGGCGATCGGCGACCGTGGCACCGCGAAGACGACGACCGTCCGAGGCCTGGGCGCGCTGCTCCGCACGGCGGGGGTGCTGATGCCGATCGCGGAACTGCCGCTCGGCGCCAGCGAGGACCGGGTGCTCGGTTCGCTCGACGTCGACCGCGCCCTGCGCGGCGAGGTCGCCTTCGCGCCGGGCGTCCTCGGCCAGGCACACGGCGGCTTCCTCTACATCGACGAGGTGAACCTGCTCGACGACCTGCTCGTCGACGTGCTGCTCGACGTCGCCGCGTCCGGCGTGAACCGGGTGGAGCGCGACGGCATCAGCCACGTCCACCCCGCCCGGTTCGTGCTCGTCGGCAGCGGGAACCCCGAGGAGGGCGAGTTGCGCCCGCAGCTCGAGGATCGTTTCGGCCTGGCGACGGCGGTCACGACCATCACCGACGTCGACGTCCGCCTGGAGATCGTCCGCCGCCGCCTGCGGTTCGACCGCGACCCGGACGCGTTCGTCGCCGCCGCACGCGAGTCGGAACTCCGGCTGGGCGAACGCATCGTCCGGGCGCGGGACCTGCTCGACGAGGTCGCGGTGTCCGAGCGGATCCTGCGCCAGATCGTCGACGTCTGCGTGGAGTCCGGCGCGATCGGCCACCGTGCCGACCTCGTGATGACGCGGACCGCCCTCGCGGGCGCGGCCTTCGCCGGCCGGGCAGAGGTCACCGGCGCCGACGTCGCCATGGCGGCCGTGCCGGCACTCCGACACCGGACCCCGCGCCAGCCAGCGGAACGGGCCGCAGCCCCTGCCGCGCGCGTCCGACTGGCGACGGCTCGGGTGCTCGGTCTGCGGGCCGCGTGA
- a CDS encoding VWA domain-containing protein codes for MTDDQHRAVLDRWLAGDRFGILCTGDADIAERAFRELADAADARFAHAESVDAERLAVVRGERVLALAWDAGDVAPALLRRCTAVLRFAHPRTVTSPRPCRAPVWRLDELPGAVVRLLDVAGLRDHGLDVAASRLALGLAAGGHPDPLAVVAGVVAGPRRSGSAVPEDPTGGADGEGGDDAAGPSVEDEADGIESGPATDDAAATADDQDGDGTAAGDPDTGAGDEDGTGSGRADRPDATGEPDAYDSDSTEDRPGDEADGSDEGDAIADDRATSSADVSSGAEASTASRPDPAPTASDGATGTDGATGATATSQECTHDGDHTGLSVTVEVTGITTDQAMRVRPAARTDRHLRGRDGPSSRSDDRGRIVRDVALDRGRGGIAVVPSLRRAAVRVALETAMGRPDPVPLVRDDLRAAVRARRGGTHTVLLVDGSSSLGRAGLDRAGSAADRLAAEVCARRGTVSVVVAAGDRAEVVVTRSTSLHRTRWGIGRARTGGGTPLAHGLLVAAELLDADEPGRRRLVVVSDGRPTVGLDGTVLGEAAAVGELRAVLLDVASRVPDVALLPVGVPPGIRFERDTGPFRAAGVRVLGDGRV; via the coding sequence GTGACCGACGACCAGCACCGGGCGGTGCTCGACCGCTGGCTCGCCGGCGACCGGTTCGGGATCCTCTGCACGGGCGACGCGGACATCGCCGAGCGGGCCTTCCGCGAGCTCGCCGATGCTGCTGATGCCCGCTTCGCGCACGCCGAGTCGGTCGACGCGGAACGGCTCGCGGTGGTCCGAGGCGAGCGCGTGCTCGCCCTGGCGTGGGACGCCGGCGACGTCGCGCCGGCGCTGCTCCGCCGCTGCACGGCGGTCCTCCGGTTCGCACACCCCCGCACCGTCACGTCGCCGAGACCATGCAGGGCACCGGTCTGGAGGCTCGACGAACTGCCCGGCGCGGTCGTCCGGCTCCTCGACGTGGCCGGTCTCCGAGACCACGGGCTCGACGTGGCTGCGTCGCGTCTCGCCCTGGGGCTCGCCGCCGGCGGCCACCCGGATCCGCTCGCCGTCGTCGCGGGGGTCGTCGCGGGGCCTCGGCGCTCCGGATCGGCCGTACCCGAGGACCCGACCGGGGGAGCGGACGGCGAGGGTGGGGACGACGCGGCCGGCCCGTCGGTCGAGGACGAGGCGGACGGCATCGAGAGCGGACCGGCGACCGATGATGCAGCAGCGACCGCCGACGACCAGGACGGCGACGGAACGGCAGCAGGCGACCCGGACACCGGTGCCGGCGACGAGGACGGTACGGGCAGTGGGCGCGCTGACCGCCCGGACGCGACGGGCGAACCGGATGCGTACGACTCCGACTCGACGGAGGATCGGCCCGGTGACGAGGCGGATGGGAGCGACGAGGGCGACGCGATCGCCGACGACCGGGCGACCAGCAGCGCGGACGTGAGCAGCGGTGCGGAGGCGAGCACCGCCTCCCGGCCGGACCCGGCCCCGACCGCCAGCGACGGCGCGACCGGTACTGACGGCGCGACCGGCGCGACGGCGACGTCGCAGGAGTGCACGCACGACGGCGACCACACCGGCCTGTCGGTCACCGTCGAGGTGACCGGCATCACGACCGACCAGGCGATGCGCGTACGCCCGGCAGCGCGGACCGACCGGCACCTGCGCGGGCGGGACGGGCCGTCGAGCCGATCCGACGACCGCGGCCGGATCGTGCGTGACGTGGCGCTCGACCGCGGTCGGGGTGGGATCGCCGTGGTGCCGAGCCTGCGCCGTGCGGCGGTGCGGGTGGCGCTCGAGACCGCGATGGGCCGACCCGATCCGGTCCCGCTCGTCCGGGACGACCTCCGTGCAGCGGTCCGGGCGCGACGAGGGGGGACCCACACGGTGCTGCTCGTCGACGGCTCGTCCTCGTTGGGGCGGGCCGGACTCGACCGGGCGGGTTCCGCCGCTGACCGCCTGGCCGCAGAGGTCTGCGCGCGACGCGGCACCGTCAGCGTCGTCGTGGCAGCCGGCGACCGTGCGGAGGTCGTCGTCACCCGCTCGACGAGTCTGCACCGCACCCGGTGGGGGATCGGTCGGGCGCGGACGGGTGGCGGCACGCCGCTCGCACACGGGCTCCTGGTCGCCGCGGAGCTGCTCGACGCCGACGAGCCCGGTCGCCGCCGGCTGGTGGTCGTCTCCGACGGCAGGCCGACCGTCGGACTCGACGGAACGGTGCTCGGCGAGGCCGCGGCGGTCGGCGAGCTCCGTGCGGTGCTGCTCGACGTCGCCTCCCGCGTGCCGGACGTCGCTCTGCTCCCCGTCGGCGTGCCTCCCGGGATCCGGTTCGAGCGCGACACGGGGCCGTTCCGCGCTGCTGGTGTCCGGGTGCTCGGGGACGGACGGGTCTGA
- a CDS encoding DUF2975 domain-containing protein, translated as MPSVMKRTSPTATVLTWIALAMLGAVVLALGVAAAESLPLLAGMYRPLIALEPLIATVLLVVGTCIELALALIALLVAAIHDGRMFDRASLRLVDILISVVGVATAAVAVIIPFLPGPPALGLLVIAATLVGLTTALVLLVLRSLLRRAAVMDEELSEVI; from the coding sequence ATGCCCTCAGTGATGAAACGCACGTCCCCGACCGCTACTGTTCTGACGTGGATCGCACTCGCCATGCTCGGCGCGGTCGTCCTCGCGCTTGGAGTCGCTGCTGCCGAGTCCCTGCCGCTGCTCGCAGGGATGTACCGACCACTCATCGCACTCGAACCCTTGATTGCGACGGTTCTACTCGTCGTGGGGACGTGCATTGAACTGGCTCTCGCGCTCATCGCGCTTCTCGTTGCCGCAATTCATGATGGGCGAATGTTCGACCGTGCGTCGCTGAGGCTGGTCGACATCCTCATATCTGTCGTTGGTGTGGCGACAGCCGCGGTGGCCGTGATCATCCCCTTCCTGCCTGGACCACCCGCTCTCGGACTCCTCGTCATCGCCGCGACACTCGTCGGCCTCACAACTGCGCTCGTACTTCTGGTGTTGCGTTCGCTGCTACGGCGAGCTGCCGTCATGGACGAAGAACTCTCGGAGGTGATTTAG
- a CDS encoding helix-turn-helix domain-containing protein, translating to MVLDQLLQDRGLSVAEFSNAIGISAANVAVLKNGRARAIRFSTLDAICGVLNCEPGDVLRWDQTPPDPEVTVAP from the coding sequence GTGGTCCTCGATCAGCTACTCCAGGACCGGGGCCTCAGTGTCGCCGAATTCTCAAATGCAATTGGCATTTCGGCAGCGAATGTCGCGGTTCTCAAGAACGGACGGGCGCGAGCCATACGATTCTCAACGCTCGACGCGATCTGTGGTGTTCTGAACTGCGAGCCCGGTGATGTTCTGCGATGGGACCAGACGCCCCCCGATCCTGAAGTAACGGTTGCCCCATAA
- a CDS encoding response regulator transcription factor, whose translation MTAVTTVVIVDDETLVRYGFELILGAAPDIDVVATTGDVDAVQVVREHAPDVVLLDVRMPRIDGLEVLRQLQTLPEPPAVAMLTTFDTDEYVGRAMDLGAAGFLLKDTDPEGLAEYIRVLARGGVVLAPGVDRRSLFAARSSAATPPPSLSDRERAVLRLIADGASNPDIGQRLGVSTGTVKEDVRALLAAFAVPTRVQLALRAAEAGLLDG comes from the coding sequence ATGACCGCCGTGACCACCGTCGTGATCGTCGATGACGAGACGCTCGTCCGGTACGGCTTCGAACTCATCCTGGGTGCCGCGCCGGACATCGACGTGGTCGCCACCACGGGTGACGTCGACGCCGTGCAGGTGGTCCGCGAGCACGCTCCCGACGTGGTGCTGCTCGACGTGCGGATGCCGCGGATCGACGGGCTCGAGGTCCTCCGTCAGCTGCAGACCCTCCCGGAGCCGCCGGCGGTCGCGATGCTCACGACGTTCGACACGGACGAGTACGTCGGCCGTGCGATGGACCTCGGCGCCGCGGGCTTCCTGCTCAAGGACACCGACCCGGAGGGGCTCGCCGAGTACATCCGCGTGCTGGCCCGCGGGGGAGTCGTCCTGGCTCCGGGGGTGGACCGCCGGTCGCTGTTCGCGGCCCGGTCCTCGGCTGCGACCCCGCCGCCGTCCCTGTCGGACCGCGAGCGTGCGGTCCTCCGGCTGATCGCCGACGGCGCGAGCAACCCGGACATCGGCCAGCGCCTCGGCGTCAGCACGGGCACCGTGAAGGAGGACGTCCGCGCCCTCCTGGCGGCGTTCGCCGTCCCGACACGGGTCCAGCTCGCACTGCGTGCCGCCGAGGCAGGACTGCTGGATGGCTGA
- a CDS encoding sensor histidine kinase gives MAEHRRLARVGRVLAATDGRLDHLVEVALRWVRTHRAPWWLVDLLFVAAAVADAVLDISGATTVDTVLSLLAAAGLLIRRRFPVLAFALTVPALFVGSAVVAGSIALFTLGERTDRRWLMLLAALVQFVGFSGFVGPAQAPAEIVVSVVYALLFALGPLAVGLLVRTRLLLTEQLTAARLAREDERRQAAAVALSRERALLAREMHDVVAHQVTLIAVQAGAMQMAGRDEAERGFARTIRQLCVVTLQELRGMVQVLRASGGTDRQIAPQPVLADLPRLVAESGLDTRCDVDLPDTLEQPLQRAVYRFVQEGLTNARKHAPGALVRVSGRLRGDEVLVDVVNGPARSDRLELPGSGLGLIGLGERASLLGGSMQSGPQPDDGFALHLRLPVAHVSAVRKR, from the coding sequence ATGGCTGAGCATCGCCGCCTGGCCCGCGTCGGTCGGGTGCTGGCGGCGACGGACGGGAGGCTCGACCACCTCGTCGAGGTCGCCCTGCGCTGGGTGCGCACCCACCGGGCACCCTGGTGGCTGGTCGACCTGCTCTTCGTCGCGGCTGCGGTCGCCGACGCGGTCCTCGACATCTCGGGAGCGACGACCGTCGACACGGTGCTCTCCCTGCTCGCCGCGGCCGGACTGCTCATCCGCCGGCGCTTCCCGGTGCTGGCGTTCGCCCTGACGGTGCCCGCGCTGTTCGTCGGTTCCGCCGTGGTCGCGGGCAGCATCGCGCTGTTCACGCTGGGAGAGCGGACGGACCGCCGCTGGCTCATGCTCCTGGCGGCGCTGGTGCAGTTCGTGGGCTTCAGCGGGTTCGTCGGGCCGGCGCAGGCCCCGGCGGAGATCGTCGTCTCGGTGGTCTACGCGCTGCTGTTCGCCCTCGGGCCGCTCGCGGTGGGGCTGCTCGTCCGGACCCGCCTGCTGCTGACCGAGCAACTGACGGCGGCCCGTCTGGCCCGGGAGGACGAACGCCGCCAGGCCGCAGCCGTCGCACTCTCGCGGGAGCGGGCACTGCTGGCACGGGAGATGCACGACGTCGTCGCCCACCAGGTCACCCTGATCGCCGTGCAGGCGGGGGCGATGCAGATGGCCGGACGCGACGAGGCCGAGCGCGGGTTCGCCCGGACGATCCGGCAGCTGTGCGTCGTGACCCTGCAGGAGCTGCGCGGCATGGTCCAGGTGCTCCGTGCCTCCGGCGGGACCGACCGGCAGATCGCCCCGCAGCCGGTGCTCGCCGACCTGCCCCGACTGGTCGCCGAGAGCGGCCTCGACACCCGCTGCGACGTGGACCTGCCCGACACCCTCGAGCAGCCGCTGCAGCGTGCCGTGTACCGGTTCGTGCAGGAGGGCCTGACCAACGCCCGCAAGCACGCCCCCGGCGCCCTGGTCCGGGTGAGCGGCCGGCTGCGCGGCGACGAGGTCCTGGTCGACGTCGTCAACGGCCCGGCGCGGTCGGACCGCCTGGAGCTGCCGGGCTCCGGCCTCGGGCTGATCGGGCTGGGGGAGCGGGCGTCCCTGCTCGGCGGCAGCATGCAGTCGGGGCCGCAGCCGGACGACGGGTTCGCGCTGCACCTGCGGCTGCCGGTCGCGCACGTGTCGGCCGTCCGGAAGCGCTGA
- a CDS encoding bifunctional lysylphosphatidylglycerol flippase/synthetase MprF, whose translation MAPSALVGRLRHLPVSVAVAVTAVVLVVTARIAHAEPDFPHHPPVACLALLGVVLTVVLAERSLGSVRTLLIGVLAPTLGVLGTLLTVTIGSALGEAHAELAVGQPLFAPSTIAAALLGAASAAMPAQRRWRTRAALWTVVLTLVLFAGHGSDLARALAALLGTAAGAFVVRRASRPGGPSTHDTVSARTWVVATLIALGAGTLVTPVVPDPDGVLSVFADAMSDHAVVVVGLLLLASAWLVQRGRRVGVYLAVGVLVTLTAVLADVFLIEPMTDDAVQWRGIGLDAIEWQVTLLGAWLVPAIVLLAVLALRGTLVRGRFRAAADGRDAFVGMLRDGDAGTLGHMGTWRGNATWTHPGGRGAVAYRVCGDVALTVSDPACCAADRAEVVSAFAAFCERNGWVPAFTSVHEPVRQILAAEGWTSLPVGVESVLDLTAFDLRGKKRQDLRTASNRADREGVRDEWTTFDALDAEQRAEVETICTRWATDRRLPEMGFTLGGFHELDDPDVRLMLAVAADGHVTAVTSWLPVHERGALAGYTLDVMRRGEDGMPGVMEFLIARTALRARDAGLRMISLSGTPLAAHAGAGSLVTRGSLLVARLLEPVYGFRSLQRFKEKFGARHETLWIVVPTPLHVPRVARALAGAYVPGLRPKHLWALRQAHRAAAR comes from the coding sequence GTGGCACCCTCAGCGCTCGTCGGACGGCTCCGACACCTCCCGGTCTCCGTCGCCGTGGCGGTGACCGCGGTCGTCCTCGTCGTCACCGCGCGCATCGCGCATGCCGAACCGGACTTCCCGCACCACCCGCCCGTCGCCTGCCTGGCGCTCCTCGGCGTCGTGCTGACGGTGGTGCTCGCCGAACGGTCCCTCGGATCGGTCCGGACGCTCCTGATCGGCGTGCTCGCGCCGACGCTCGGTGTGCTCGGGACCCTGCTCACCGTCACCATCGGGTCCGCGCTCGGCGAGGCGCACGCCGAACTCGCCGTCGGCCAGCCGCTCTTCGCCCCCTCGACCATCGCGGCGGCGCTCCTCGGCGCCGCCTCGGCGGCGATGCCCGCGCAGCGCCGGTGGCGCACCCGCGCCGCGCTCTGGACCGTCGTCCTGACGCTCGTCCTGTTCGCCGGCCACGGGTCGGACCTGGCGCGGGCCCTGGCGGCCCTGCTCGGGACCGCAGCGGGCGCGTTCGTGGTGCGCCGCGCCTCCCGTCCTGGAGGCCCGTCCACCCATGACACCGTCAGCGCACGCACGTGGGTGGTCGCGACCCTCATCGCGCTGGGCGCGGGTACGCTGGTGACCCCCGTCGTGCCGGACCCGGACGGCGTGCTGTCCGTGTTCGCCGACGCCATGAGCGACCACGCGGTCGTCGTCGTCGGGCTCCTGCTGCTCGCCTCGGCGTGGCTCGTGCAGCGCGGCCGCCGCGTCGGCGTGTACCTGGCCGTCGGCGTGCTCGTCACGCTCACCGCGGTGCTGGCCGACGTGTTCCTCATCGAACCGATGACCGACGACGCCGTGCAGTGGCGGGGGATCGGACTCGACGCGATCGAGTGGCAGGTCACCCTGCTCGGCGCCTGGCTCGTGCCCGCGATCGTGCTGCTGGCGGTGCTCGCCCTGCGCGGCACCCTGGTCCGCGGACGGTTCCGGGCCGCCGCCGACGGACGTGACGCCTTCGTCGGGATGCTCCGCGACGGCGACGCCGGAACCCTCGGCCACATGGGCACCTGGCGCGGCAACGCGACCTGGACGCACCCGGGCGGACGCGGGGCCGTGGCCTACCGGGTCTGCGGCGACGTGGCGCTCACGGTCTCGGACCCGGCGTGCTGCGCGGCCGACCGTGCCGAGGTGGTCTCCGCGTTCGCGGCCTTCTGCGAACGGAACGGCTGGGTGCCGGCGTTCACGAGCGTGCACGAACCGGTGCGGCAGATCCTCGCCGCCGAGGGCTGGACGTCCCTGCCCGTCGGCGTGGAGTCGGTGCTCGACCTGACCGCCTTCGACCTGCGCGGCAAGAAGCGGCAGGACCTCCGGACGGCCTCGAACCGCGCCGACCGCGAGGGGGTACGCGACGAGTGGACGACGTTCGACGCCCTCGACGCCGAGCAGCGGGCCGAGGTCGAGACGATCTGCACCCGCTGGGCGACCGATCGACGACTGCCCGAGATGGGGTTCACCCTCGGCGGCTTCCACGAGCTCGACGACCCGGACGTGCGGCTCATGCTGGCCGTGGCCGCCGACGGGCACGTCACCGCGGTCACCAGCTGGCTGCCGGTCCACGAACGCGGGGCGCTCGCCGGGTACACGCTCGACGTGATGCGCCGCGGCGAGGACGGGATGCCCGGCGTGATGGAGTTCCTCATCGCCCGCACCGCACTCCGCGCCCGTGACGCCGGGCTGCGCATGATCAGCCTGTCCGGCACGCCGCTCGCCGCCCACGCCGGCGCCGGGTCGCTCGTCACCCGCGGGTCGCTGCTCGTCGCCCGGCTGCTGGAACCCGTGTACGGCTTCAGGTCGCTGCAGCGCTTCAAGGAGAAGTTCGGAGCACGGCACGAGACACTCTGGATCGTGGTCCCGACTCCGCTGCACGTGCCGCGGGTCGCCCGCGCCCTGGCCGGTGCGTACGTGCCGGGTCTGCGGCCGAAGCACCTCTGGGCGCTGCGCCAGGCACACCGCGCGGCGGCCCGGTGA
- a CDS encoding alpha/beta hydrolase: MSLTEWLLATQLQAPSKLVPLDVAFALLTVAVLLPALRALRSRAAWRRAGLRAAVAGAAAVVVLVVCWVLSDLMNLFGVALSPVTRMWLVLAAAALGIAVVGLVQGGRWRRVLAAVLVPAALLVPALGVNVEFAMYPTLGTVVQKDPYPELDLAAVPAAAVPAVGEVRTVDIPGQRSGFDARPAVVYLPPAALVRDPRPLPVVLAFSGQPGAPSDLFTAGQLDKALDAYAAAHQGRAPIVVSVDQLSAPGLNTMCVDSTLGKARTYVTEDVPRWLTAHLPVTTDRHAWGLTGFSQGATCAMQFVTAQPDRFGPVLAVSSELHPIDQNPQHSADRAFGGSLAAWKAAGPMAQMRANGLHGHALWLTAGSSDREFSDNARVLARAARAAGAHATVALAPGSGHDWNTVQWSFRTELPQVADVLFAALR, translated from the coding sequence GTGAGCCTGACCGAGTGGCTGCTCGCCACCCAGCTGCAGGCCCCGTCGAAGCTCGTCCCGCTGGACGTCGCGTTCGCGCTGCTGACCGTCGCCGTGCTGCTGCCGGCACTCCGAGCGCTCCGGTCCCGCGCTGCCTGGCGTCGCGCCGGACTCCGGGCCGCCGTCGCCGGGGCCGCGGCCGTGGTCGTGCTCGTCGTCTGCTGGGTGCTCAGTGACCTGATGAACCTGTTCGGCGTCGCGCTGAGCCCCGTCACGCGGATGTGGCTCGTCCTGGCCGCCGCTGCACTCGGCATCGCGGTCGTCGGGCTGGTGCAGGGCGGCCGGTGGCGTCGGGTCCTCGCCGCGGTGCTCGTGCCGGCGGCGCTGCTCGTGCCCGCGCTCGGGGTGAACGTCGAGTTCGCGATGTACCCGACCCTCGGCACCGTCGTGCAGAAGGACCCCTACCCGGAGCTCGACCTCGCCGCCGTGCCTGCTGCTGCCGTGCCCGCCGTCGGGGAGGTCCGCACGGTCGACATCCCGGGGCAGCGCTCCGGCTTCGACGCCCGCCCGGCCGTCGTGTACCTGCCGCCGGCCGCCCTCGTCCGGGACCCCCGGCCGCTGCCCGTCGTGCTCGCGTTCTCCGGGCAGCCCGGGGCCCCGAGCGACCTGTTCACCGCCGGACAGCTCGACAAGGCACTCGACGCCTACGCCGCAGCGCACCAGGGCCGCGCGCCCATCGTCGTCTCCGTCGACCAGCTGTCCGCGCCCGGGCTCAACACGATGTGCGTCGACTCCACGCTCGGGAAGGCCCGGACCTACGTCACCGAGGACGTGCCCCGCTGGCTCACCGCACACCTGCCGGTCACCACCGACCGGCACGCCTGGGGCCTGACCGGGTTCTCGCAGGGGGCGACGTGCGCGATGCAGTTCGTCACCGCGCAGCCCGACCGGTTCGGACCCGTGCTCGCGGTGTCGAGCGAACTGCACCCGATCGACCAGAACCCGCAGCACAGTGCCGACCGGGCCTTCGGCGGTTCCCTCGCCGCGTGGAAGGCCGCCGGTCCGATGGCGCAGATGCGGGCGAACGGGCTGCACGGGCACGCGCTCTGGCTGACGGCGGGGTCCTCCGACCGGGAGTTCAGCGACAACGCCCGGGTGCTCGCACGGGCCGCACGGGCCGCTGGTGCCCACGCCACCGTGGCGCTCGCACCGGGGAGCGGGCACGACTGGAACACCGTGCAGTGGTCGTTCCGCACCGAGCTGCCGCAGGTGGCGGACGTGCTGTTCGCGGCGCTGCGCTGA
- a CDS encoding PLDc N-terminal domain-containing protein, producing MHNPVIPQQYDISWTIALVAVLALMVAAVVSVVRNTERMTLLATVVWVVGVVVLPVLGPLVWFIVGRRDLRRRPSTLRS from the coding sequence GTGCACAACCCCGTCATCCCCCAGCAGTACGACATCTCGTGGACGATCGCGCTCGTCGCCGTCCTGGCGCTGATGGTCGCGGCCGTCGTGTCCGTCGTGCGGAACACCGAGCGGATGACGCTGCTGGCGACCGTCGTGTGGGTCGTCGGCGTGGTCGTGCTGCCGGTGCTGGGACCGCTCGTCTGGTTCATCGTCGGACGGCGGGACCTCCGCCGACGTCCGAGCACCCTCCGCAGCTGA
- a CDS encoding class F sortase, whose protein sequence is MTTRHTTKRWRRGSVLGAATGVLAVGMVVTAIVGLTLPHTRQTGGPPTLDLAGHPVQVDGPAPAPSASATPSGVGRFAAPSVGLDVPLGALSVVDDVVEPPGFTSAYWVRNLGVAPTDAAHGTVFVAMHSLRGGGVGPGNALIDVAAGRPRIAAGAAITVDDVRYRVTRTETVGKGDIHADAEVWANTPGRLVVITCLQRPDGERSVSNVVVEAVRA, encoded by the coding sequence GTGACGACACGACACACGACGAAGCGGTGGCGCCGGGGATCCGTCCTCGGCGCCGCCACCGGCGTGCTGGCGGTCGGGATGGTCGTCACCGCGATCGTCGGCCTGACGCTCCCCCACACCCGCCAGACGGGAGGCCCGCCCACCCTCGACCTCGCCGGCCACCCCGTGCAGGTGGACGGCCCCGCACCCGCCCCGAGCGCGTCGGCCACCCCCTCCGGGGTCGGCCGCTTCGCGGCCCCGTCCGTCGGTCTGGACGTGCCCCTCGGGGCCTTGAGCGTCGTCGACGACGTGGTCGAGCCTCCCGGCTTCACCTCGGCGTACTGGGTGCGGAACCTCGGCGTCGCCCCCACCGATGCGGCCCACGGCACCGTGTTCGTCGCGATGCACTCCCTGCGCGGCGGCGGTGTCGGGCCCGGGAACGCGCTCATCGACGTCGCGGCCGGGCGCCCGCGCATCGCGGCGGGGGCGGCGATCACGGTCGACGACGTCCGCTACCGCGTCACCCGCACCGAGACGGTCGGCAAGGGCGACATCCACGCCGACGCCGAGGTGTGGGCGAACACGCCGGGGCGGCTCGTCGTGATCACGTGCCTGCAGCGGCCGGACGGCGAACGGTCGGTCAGCAACGTGGTGGTCGAGGCGGTGCGAGCCTGA